A stretch of Kaistella flava (ex Peng et al. 2021) DNA encodes these proteins:
- a CDS encoding GNAT family N-acetyltransferase has protein sequence MSIDDAPFIFELYNSPNFIKFIGDRNIKSIEDAENYITNKFLPQFERLGYGNFLIKLKSEGTKIGGVGIFEREGLEVNDIGFSFLPEFEGKGFGFEASKKLMETVFSEFGLKKISAITSKQNIASQKLIEKLRLQYIKTVSLPNDDEELLYYEIENNNEIL, from the coding sequence ATGAGCATTGATGATGCGCCATTCATCTTTGAACTTTACAATTCACCGAACTTCATTAAGTTTATTGGTGATCGGAATATTAAATCAATTGAAGATGCAGAAAATTATATTACCAATAAATTTTTACCACAGTTTGAAAGATTAGGATATGGAAACTTTCTGATTAAATTAAAATCTGAAGGTACAAAAATTGGCGGCGTCGGTATTTTTGAAAGAGAAGGATTGGAAGTAAATGATATTGGTTTTTCATTCTTACCTGAATTTGAAGGAAAAGGTTTTGGTTTTGAAGCTTCCAAGAAATTAATGGAAACCGTCTTTTCTGAATTTGGTTTAAAAAAGATTTCTGCAATTACTTCTAAACAAAATATCGCTTCTCAAAAACTGATTGAAAAACTGAGACTTCAATATATCAAAACCGTTAGTTTACCAAATGATGACGAGGAATTGTTGTATTACGAAATTGAAAATAACAACGAAATTCTTTAA
- a CDS encoding YdeI/OmpD-associated family protein produces MTKDSISFKAVILQSGDINAAYVEFPFSTEEFFGKKGLVKIKAMFDDKIEYRGSLIKMKSDCHTLGLTQEIRKQLGKSFGDEVSVKLWEDKEERIVIIPDDVAIVFNENLKAKELFDAMNYTHRKEYIRWIVEAKKPETREKRKLKMIEMILHGKKGI; encoded by the coding sequence TTTCAAAGCGGTTATTTTACAAAGTGGTGATATTAATGCTGCTTATGTTGAATTTCCTTTTTCTACTGAAGAATTTTTTGGTAAAAAAGGATTGGTGAAAATAAAAGCCATGTTTGATGATAAGATCGAATACCGCGGCAGTTTAATTAAAATGAAAAGCGATTGTCATACTCTGGGCTTAACACAGGAAATTCGGAAACAGCTTGGGAAATCGTTTGGTGATGAAGTTTCTGTAAAACTTTGGGAAGACAAAGAGGAAAGAATAGTGATTATTCCGGATGATGTCGCAATTGTTTTTAATGAAAATTTAAAGGCAAAAGAACTATTTGACGCCATGAATTATACGCATCGCAAAGAATATATCCGCTGGATTGTAGAAGCGAAAAAGCCGGAAACCCGCGAAAAAAGAAAACTAAAAATGATCGAAATGATCCTTCACGGAAAAAAAGGAATTTAA